DNA from bacterium:
ATTTGTATTTTTGCAAAAGGATTAATAGCCGATGGATTAAATCGGGCATCAACAAAAGGAAGAGCGGATGCGGCAAATTCATTGCATAGGATCACGCGGCCCAGCGCAAGGTTTTTTTGCGAGCTTTGGTTATATACTTCCATCGCATTATCCAGATGCCTGTTAAGCAAGGACGCGATCTTTTGAGGAGAACTTTTTGAAGTCGTGGTGAATTGATAAACGTGTTCAACCTCGTAATCGTCACAAAGCAGGATGGTGGTGGCGCCGGGCTTGAGTTCAACCAGCGCAGTCATTCCTCCCGGATAACGGTCATAATTCATTTCATACACCGCGTGAGAACATAGTATATCCACATCGATACCGGCCAAATTAATCTTAACCTTTTCCAGAACTTGACTCAGTGTCTCAACAAAACGACGCCGGATCCCAACGATTAAAACGGGATCGAGTTTGGATTCATCGGAGATAGAGCGGAGGTTGGCCGTGTTGACGATGAATTGATCGACCTCATCGAGGATTTGTTTTCCGATTTCCCACTTGACAAAACTCTCGAATTCATCTTCCGTACAATTCGCCTCCACATACGTTTTGTGAATGGTCGTCAGCTGGGTGTTGATGCTGAGGTTAAAACGTTTGGCTTGTATGGCATTATCTTCAATGCCGCCGTTGATATAGGAATAAAGATCGGAAACGTTCTTTTCAACACCTTCGATCCCGGATCCGAATTTCATAGTGGTCGGTATCATACCGAATTTACTTGCGTAAAATTCGGAATCGCCTTTTTCCACTTCTGCGAAATAAATGTGCTGGCCTCTTAAGCTGATGCCAAGCGCGGTATTCTCGTAAAGCGCCTTTTTTTCTGAAAATTCGCGGTCAATCTCGTCATGATCGAGAATGCCCCGATCGCTTTGTACATTTAGAGTGCTCATTCATTCACCGTGTTAGATGGTAAGTTACAGCGCAAGCTCTGCTTTTTCATCCCAGCTGATCTCTCCTTCGATGACCGCGCCAATCTTTTCAATGTCTTTTTCATCTTTGGACGGTTTGATATTGAATGTCTTTCGCCCGGATTTGGTTGTGAGTTCAAGAATGAATTTCTCGCCGGTATACGGATTGTAGCTCAAAGAATCTAAGTATATTTTCTTGAATTCTCCCAAGGATTTTCCGCCGAGCGTCTCGTGATTTTCTTCAAACCGCATATAGGCGTTGTACAAAGGCTGGAACAGAGAGTCCGGAAGTATCTCCGGTTTGGCCTGTTTTGCAAAATCAATCAGCTTATCAATATCGGATGTAAACGACGTGTCCGTATATAAAGTCAAATACTCAAGCTGGAACAGCATTTTGATCTTTGCTTTGGTTAGTTTGTGATAGTTTTTCTGGATCTGTTTTTCTTTGGCCGGCCCTAAAATTGACCAAATCAAAACCAAGGTCATCAGTACAATACCGATTTTTAGAAAAATGTTTCCTTGAGCTTTGGGTCTTAAATTGCTGTCTGATTTCTTCTCAACTTGCTTTTCCTCTGACATAAATCCTCCGTAAACTGATGTTTATTGAATTTCAACAAATGGTTTTATTTTTGCAAACATTTTTTTGCCGATGCCCTTAACATTCTTCAAATCGTCCACACTTCGAAAATGGCCTTTTTTGTTCCTATACTCTACTATTCGTTCCGCTATTTTTTCTCCAACGCCCGGAAGCCCGCTTAATTCGGCCGCCGTGGCCTCATTGATATTGATTTGTTTGACGGGCGCATCCTGTACCTGCAAAAAAAACGAATCTATAGATTCCCGTCCAGCGCCCAATGCCAGTAATTTTTTCAGCGAATCCGCCTGCCGGCTCCATCGGTTAAACGAAACTGAGTCTCCGTTAAAAAGGGCAATCAATGAATCTTTTTCATTCCGGCTTAAAGCAGAATCATTAAAAATCCGTTCTGATAAATTCTTAAAGGAATCTGGCGTACTCTCGTTTTGAGCCTTCACTTCATGGGCGGAGACATACGTGCGAACGTAAGGGATCGCCGCACCGATAACGGAAAGAACGGCAAGCAAGAGTACTACATAAGTTTCCTGCCTCGTTAGTCCAAACAACAAAAAAAAACGGTACAGCGGCTCTGAAATTTTTTTAAAGAACATGGTTTTACGTTTTATCCGGCAAACGCTTCTTTCACTTTTTTGAAAAATCCTTTATCCGTATTTGAAGAAGGCGAGAGGTTTTCGCAATCCGTCAGTTCACGTATAATCTTTTTCTCACGTTCGGTCAAATGGGTCGGCGTATATACCATCACGCGAACCAACTGATCCCCGGAACCGGATCCATTTAAATGCGGAATACCTTTGCTGCGCATACGTAAAATCTTACCTGATTGAATGCCGGACGGGATCGTCAGTTTCGCCTTTCCCGACAGGGTCGGTATTTCGATTTCATCGCCGAGCACGGCCTGCGGAAAACTAATGGGAAGATCGAGTAGAACGTCATCGCCATGGCGTTCGAAAAGTTCATCTTCAAGTTCTTCCATAATGACAATCACATCTCCGGCTTGCCCGCCGCGAGGGGCG
Protein-coding regions in this window:
- a CDS encoding helix-hairpin-helix domain-containing protein; its protein translation is MFFKKISEPLYRFFLLFGLTRQETYVVLLLAVLSVIGAAIPYVRTYVSAHEVKAQNESTPDSFKNLSERIFNDSALSRNEKDSLIALFNGDSVSFNRWSRQADSLKKLLALGAGRESIDSFFLQVQDAPVKQININEATAAELSGLPGVGEKIAERIVEYRNKKGHFRSVDDLKNVKGIGKKMFAKIKPFVEIQ